In one Rhodothermales bacterium genomic region, the following are encoded:
- a CDS encoding type II toxin-antitoxin system HicB family antitoxin — MKYLIVIEPTHTGFSAYSPDLPGCVSTGDTIPEVERNMREAIAFHVEGLQREGLHVPEPSSVSRYVEIAA, encoded by the coding sequence ATGAAATATCTCATCGTGATCGAGCCAACACATACGGGATTTTCCGCGTACTCGCCGGATCTACCCGGGTGTGTTTCGACGGGTGATACCATACCCGAAGTGGAGCGAAACATGCGCGAGGCCATCGCCTTTCACGTGGAAGGCCTTCAACGCGAAGGTCTGCACGTGCCCGAACCTTCGAGTGTGTCTCGTTATGTCGAAATCGCGGCGTAG